The proteins below are encoded in one region of Thioclava sp. GXIMD2076:
- a CDS encoding type II toxin-antitoxin system VapB family antitoxin — MPGLFIRDEAVNALAVEAMKLTGAENKTEAVRAALNAAIAAAKDQVPLLERLEAARILADKIGPVDAEYDAKADADAMWGDA; from the coding sequence ATGCCCGGACTATTCATCAGGGATGAGGCGGTGAACGCGCTGGCTGTGGAAGCGATGAAGCTGACCGGCGCAGAGAACAAAACCGAGGCCGTGCGAGCTGCCTTGAATGCTGCCATTGCTGCCGCCAAGGATCAAGTGCCGCTTCTCGAACGTCTTGAAGCTGCACGGATTCTTGCCGACAAGATTGGTCCCGTCGATGCCGAATATGACGCGAAAGCGGATGCGGATGCGATGTGGGGTGACGCTTGA
- a CDS encoding type II toxin-antitoxin system VapC family toxin gives MFIDASAVIAILNREPGSDELVKRLAASDKRPLFSPLSRFEAIVGLARSRSGKHKTPDAEQIDAAQAAVDLFFTEARAKSVMISDTLGSGALEAARTYGKAVGHEADLNFGDCFAYACAKGYRAALLYKGNDFAKTDLA, from the coding sequence ATGTTCATCGACGCCTCCGCTGTCATCGCGATCCTGAACCGCGAACCGGGTTCCGACGAACTGGTCAAGCGGCTCGCGGCCAGCGACAAACGCCCGCTTTTCTCGCCGCTGTCTCGGTTCGAGGCCATTGTCGGATTGGCTCGATCCCGGTCGGGCAAGCACAAGACACCCGATGCGGAACAGATCGACGCCGCGCAAGCGGCAGTTGATCTGTTCTTCACCGAGGCCCGCGCCAAGAGCGTAATGATCTCGGACACCCTTGGAAGCGGAGCATTGGAAGCGGCCCGAACCTATGGAAAGGCCGTAGGGCACGAGGCAGACCTGAATTTTGGGGACTGCTTCGCGTATGCCTGCGCCAAGGGATACCGGGCGGCTCTGCTCTACAAGGGCAACGATTTCGCGAAGACCGACCTAGCCTGA